AATCTATGATGAGGATATAGATAGATTTTTCCTTCAAACTGATGATACAGGCAAAAATGCAGAAATAAGCATAGAAGAAACTGGTGTAAATTTTATGGGGAACTTAGGACTTGTAGCTACATATTATGATTATACTAATCCTGATGATTTAATAGGTACGAAAACAACTGCAGCAGTTGCTGTTGATGGAACAACATATCAAGGAGCTGATTCAGTTATAGATTTTGCAGGAGCAAAAAACATAAACAACTCTTCCAATCAGTTCACTATAAACGGAATAAACTTTAACTTAAAAGCAACAGGTACATTTACAACACAGGTAAGTACAGATACTGATGCGGTAATCGAAAAGATAAGCAACTTTGTAGAAGCATATAATGAGTTAGTAGATGAAGTAGGAGGTAAATTATCAGAAGAAAGATATAGAGATTATCAACCACTTACTGAAGAGCAAAAAGAGGCTATGTCGGAAGAAGAAATAGAGCTTTGGGAAGAAAAGGCTAAAAGCGGCTTATTAAGAAATGATATGATAATATCTAATGTTATACAAAGGGTTAGAAGTGGATTTTATGAAGATGTAGAAGGGGTTACTGGTAGCTTTGACCATTTAACAGAGATAGGTATAACTACACAAAAATATTCAAGTGGTACAGTAGGTGGTAAACTACAAATAGATGAAGAAAAGCTAAGAGAAGCTATTGAGCAGGATGTAGATGGAGTAGTAGAGTTATTGTTTAAACAGCCAGATAGTAGTATAACTGATGAGGACGAAAAAAGAGCCAATAGTGGACTAATAACTAGATTGTATGATGACCTTATAGATGGAATGAAGGATGTAATAAATAAAGCAGGTCCAGGGGACGATGCAAACTTGTATAGAAATGTTGAGTCAACTATGTTATTAGATTTCGTAACTGAACATGGTAGTATAAGTACCTTAGATGAACAAATAATGGATTTAGAAGAAGAGATAGAAGACATGAATGATTATTTAATTCAAGTTGAAGACAGATACTGGGACCAATTTACAGCTATGGAGAAGGCAATAGCACAGATGAATCAGCAAAGTG
This region of Caldisalinibacter kiritimatiensis genomic DNA includes:
- the fliD gene encoding flagellar filament capping protein FliD — its product is MSDMRIGGLASGMDIDQIVSDLVKAEKTKVDKLEQEKQLQVWKQEMYNDLNKEFANFILDTKKDFGLATTTSSGTLLNKSINSLDWIKGATSSDETIATVDANTSAVRGSYEVNVQQLASSVYIASENSLNSNEDKTSLATQFNFLNSGDTVTFTITNGDGDTVTIDDVAENLTMDEIVSQINSANIGITAIYDEDIDRFFLQTDDTGKNAEISIEETGVNFMGNLGLVATYYDYTNPDDLIGTKTTAAVAVDGTTYQGADSVIDFAGAKNINNSSNQFTINGINFNLKATGTFTTQVSTDTDAVIEKISNFVEAYNELVDEVGGKLSEERYRDYQPLTEEQKEAMSEEEIELWEEKAKSGLLRNDMIISNVIQRVRSGFYEDVEGVTGSFDHLTEIGITTQKYSSGTVGGKLQIDEEKLREAIEQDVDGVVELLFKQPDSSITDEDEKRANSGLITRLYDDLIDGMKDVINKAGPGDDANLYRNVESTMLLDFVTEHGSISTLDEQIMDLEEEIEDMNDYLIQVEDRYWDQFTAMEKAIAQMNQQSAWLMSQFGGGMMA